CCTTCTAAAGGAAAGTCATATAATGGAATAAAAAAAAGCCGTACAGCTTTAGACTGTACGGCTTTTGGTATTACATAAACCCTTTCCTATAATTGAAGGAGGAATGAAAAATCATCCTCAGGACTCAACTCATAAGGAACTTTTCCTTTTTCAAATATTCTCGCACTCAGAGGTCCTTCTAAACTAACCTGATCTCCCTGTACATGCAACCAACTCCCTTCACGTAAACCTACCACAGGCTGTGTATTGAAGTGATGAAACTCTCCTATTCGTGTTTCCCTAGTCTCTCCCATATGCTTGGAGTCAGGCTGTGGGTCCAAATAGTGAGGATTCAAGTTAAATGGCACAAGCTGCAGTGCATCAAAACTTGGTGGATATACAATCGGCATATCATTGGTTGTACTGATTGTAAGTCCTGTGATATTTGAACCTGCACTTGTTCCCATGTAAGGCATACCATCAGCTACTCTCTCTCGAATCACTTCTACCAAATCATTCTCATAAAGCTGGTTCAACAGTACAAAAGTATTTCCACCTCCTGTAAATACACCTTCCGCAGTTTTCAGCGCTTCCTTTGGGTTGGTAAACTCATGAAGCCCTTTTACCTCAAAACCTAACTGGTTAAATTTATCCTTAGCCCTTGCTGTATATTCCTCATGAGTGATTCCTCCCGGTCTTGCATAAGGTATAAAAATGATCTCCTTCTTACCTGCGAAAAACGCTTTAATGGCCTCTTCACAATAAGACAGATACTCCTGCCCATAAACTGTGGATGTACTGACAATTAATAGATTTCTTGACATGAATGTATATACTTATGTTTCCTGTTGTAAATCCTTATAGTAAGGCAAACTTATTACAATGATCAGTCAAAAGGAAGTGAAGACAGCAATGATGTGATTTGTGGAATTGCTATAAATGAAAAAAGGTTGACCATTGGTCAACCTTTCAGGAGTGAGAATTTTTCACGTACCCACTAAGGAACTCGTGATCCCGCTGGGGCTCGAACCCAGGACCCTCTCCTTAAAAGGGAGATGCTCTACCAACTGAGCTACGGAATCTTAACCAACCATTTTACTGATCGGTTATAAAGACTTGCAGTTTTCACTGCTTGGTGATCCCGCTGGGGCTCGAACCCAGGACCCTCTCCTTAAAAGGGAGATGCTCTACCAACTGAGCTACGGAATCATGTTATTTTTTTAGTGGCTCAAAAACTCAAACATTTAGTTGAAGTTTTTGGTGCCCAGAAGAGGACTCGAACCTCCACGACCGAAGTCACTGCCACCTGAAGACAGCGTGTCTACCAATTTCACCATCTGGGCAACTTTTCAATCTTTACTGCAACCTTTTGTTGCTTTGGTGATCCCGCTGGGGCTCGAACCCAGGACCCTCTCCTTAAAAGGGAGATGCTCTACCAACTGAGCTACGGAATCATGTTATTTTTTAGTGGCTCAAAAACTCAAACGTCATGTTGGAGCTTTTGGTGCCCAGGAGAGGACTCGAACCTCCACGACCGAAGTCACTGCCACCTGAAGACAGCGTGTCTACCAATTTCACCACCTGGGCAGCTATTCAATCGCTAAGCAACCTTTTGTTACTTTAGTGATCCCGCTGGGGCTCGAACCCAGGACCCTCTCCTTAAAAGGGAGATGCTCTACCAACTGAGCTACGGAATCGTGTTATTTTTTTAGTGGCTCAAAAACTCAAACATCTAGTTGAAGCTTTTGGTGCCCAGAAGAGGACTCGAACCTCCACGACCGAAGCCACTGCCACCTGAAGACAGCGTGTCTACCAATTTCACCATCTGGGCAACTTTTCAATCTTTGTAGCAACCTTTTGTTGCTTTGGTGATCCCGCTGGGGCTCGAACCCAGGACCCTCTCCTTAAAAGGGAGATGCTCTACCAACTGAGCTACGGAATCAGTTTCGACAAAAAAAATTAGTGAATTAAGTCAACCCTTATCTACCTTTAGCAATGGTCAGGTTAAGTGTTGTGGGTCTTTCTTAATTACTAATTTGGGTATAGTGCTCACGATTGGATTCGAACCAACACGACCGTAAGGTCACCACCCCCTCAAGATGGCGTGTCTACCAATTTCACCACGTGAGCCTGTCTTTTTGTGATTTCGGAGTGCGAATTACTGATTTAAATTTTTAAATTCCAAATCAACGTCGCATTTTTTTATTTTTGTGATCCCGCTGGGGCTCGAACCCAGGACCCTCTCCTTAAAAGGGAGATGCTCTACCAACTGAGCTACGGAATCATAAAATTTTATAAATAAAAGAACGATTTCTTTTTTCTATTTAATTTTGAAACACTCACGTGTTTCGCTCATTTTGCGAGTGCAAAACTAATAGAAAGATATACGCTATGCAAAACATTTTAAAGATTTCCGGAGCATTGCTCTGTTTTTTACTGATACTCAATGGGAAAGTTTCTCATGCACAAAACAACGAAACATTACTAGGTTCTGCAGACTCACTTTTTGAATCAGGAAAATACACAAGTGCCCTAAAAGAATATAACCTCTTATTAGACAAGAAAAAGATTTATACTCCTCAGATGTTGCTTAGGATGGCGTATATCCATGAAGCTGATGGAGACTATACAGAAGCACTGTACTTCTTGAACATGTATTATGGGCATACAGCTGACAGAAGAGTCATGCAAAAAATGTCTGATATTGCCAATAAGCATCAATTAAGCGGGTATAAGTTCACAGACTATGAGTATTTCGGTAGTGTGTTTCATAGAAACTACATGCTCTTTATGGTGATAGGTAGTATAATTGGGGTCGCTTTGTTAGCCCTTGTTTTCTACAAAAAACATAAGGGGGAACCTTACCTTCCTGCGGCAATTTCATTGGCTTTACTTATGGTAGTCTTCTTGTGGTTATTCAACTTTGGGTTCAATGATCAGAAGGCCATTGTCCGTACCGAGCATGCTTTTGTCGCTGATGCACCATCTGCAGGAGCCAAGAGATTATACAAGCTTGAAAAAGGAGAAAGAGTTGATATCAAAGCAGTTAATGACATCTGGTACAAGGTAAGTCCATCTAATGATAAAGAAGTTTTTGTAAGAAAAAACAATCTTATTGTAGTGGAATAAAACTTATTATTATCAAGTTTTGACTTCTTAACTTGATAGGAAAAAAGTCATACAACCATATAAATATAAAAAAACACCCCAACGTATTCAGAACGTTGGGGTGTTTACTTTTATAAGATAATTCTTATTAAAACTCTGCATTTTTTGGTGTTCTAGGGAATGGAATTACATCACGGATGTTACCCATACCTGACACAAACTGAACAATACGCTCAAAGCCCAAACCGTAGCCACTATGTGGCGCTGTACCGAACTTTCTTAAGTCAAGGTACCACCACAGCTCAGATTCAGGAATATCCATCTCAGCCATACGCTGCTGAAGCTTACTGAAGCTCTCTTCACGCTGCGCACCACCAATAATCTCACCAATACCTGGGAAAAGGATATCCATTGCTCTTACTGTCTTTCCGTCATCGTTTTGCTTCATATAGAAAGCCTTGATGTCTTTAGGGTAGTCTGTAATGATGACTGGCTTCTTGAAGTGTTTCTCAACAAGGAAACGTTCGTGCTCAGAACCCAGGTCAATTCCCCACTCTACAGGCACTTTAAATTGTTTCTTCTTGTGAGGCTTCGAGTTCTCAAGGATTTCAATTGCCTTTGTATAAGTGATACGCTCAAAGCTGTTATCTACCACAAACTTCAGACGCTCAACCAATCCCATCTCCCAACGTTCTTTCTGAGGCTTACTCTTTTCCTCATCAGCAGCACGTTTATCCAAGAATTCCATATCCTCAGGATAATTCTCCAAAACGTAGTTGATCAGGAACTTCACCATTTCCTCAGCAAGATCCATATTGTCTTCCAGATCATAAAAAGCCATTTCAGGCTCAATCATCCAGAACTCCGCCAAGTGACGTGTAGTGTTCGAGTTTTCTGCACGGAATGTAGGGCCAAAAGTATAAACCTCACCCATTGACATCGCACCAACTTCAGCCTCCAACTGACCTGACACTGTCAGGTTAGTCTCCTTACCAAAGAAGTCCTCAGCATAGTTCACCTTGCCTTCCTCTGTTTTTGGAGGGTTTACAGGATCCAATGTTGTTACACGGAATGTTTCGCCAGCACCTTCAGCATCAGAGCCTGTCACGATTGGCGTATGCATATAATAAAAGCCCTTATCATTAAAGAACTTGTGTACAGCAAAAGCCAATGCATGTCTTAAGCGATATACTGCACTAATTGTATTGGTACGTGGTCTTAAGTGCGCATTCTCCCTCAGAAACTCCATTGAGTGTTTCTTTGGTTGAAGTGGGTACTCCTCTGGATGCGAATCACCTAGAATTTCAAGTTGTTCAACCTGCAATTCAATACGCTGACCTTTGCCCATAGACTCGGCTACCACACCAACAACTGAAATTGCAGCACTTGTCGTTACTCTTCTCAGCAACTCTTCAGGCATATTTTCAAAATCAACTACTGCCTGCAGATTATTGATGGTCGAACCATCATTTATAGCAATAAACCTATTACTTCTGAATGTTCTTACCCAACCTTTTACAATTACCTTCTGTCCTGGTTCGCCACTTGCGAGCAGCTCCTTGATCTTAATTCTTCTCACCTTTGTAGCATTTAAATTTATATACTCGTCGCCGATGATGCCCTCTTACTCATTTTGAATAATAAGAAAATCAATGTGCATTCGGCAACCCACAAAAGCAATACCCCTCAAACACTAATGTTTGAGGGGCAGCTCTGATCTATACAAAAAAAACAAGTTTCTTAGATTTTGGCAAAAATAATCCAATTAAATGACTGAATCTTTTTAAAATTTTTCAAAAAGCTCAATTACTGTTGATTAGAATGCCATATGAGAATCGGGAAAGAAGGGGCGTATCCAACAAAAAACCGTTCAGTTCCTGCCAAGTCAGCATAACTTCCTTAGTTTCTGTTTCTTTTCCTTTTTGAGAAAAACCATCCAATACAAAGGTTACCCCTTTATCACTCAAGCAAAATGAGCTTAGGACGTGTTCTTTGTTAAACTTACGTACATCCGTTTTTTCAGTCAGTAACTCGATTACCTGTTTGTTTGCATCCAAGTGTTCATTGAATACATCTTCCAGATTAATCAAGCGTTGGGTTTTCATATCATAATTATACGTCAACACAAGTTTTCGCACCCCCTTGTAACCATTATAGAAGGTGTTCTTGAAAAACTGAATACTTAGTATATCGTTTTTCTGATAAACCACTTTATAATCCAGTTCCAAATAACTCAACCCCGCATCATGCTCTTTCGAAAGCCGTTTGAGATTCGCTCTAAAGTCATTGATGGCTAGTGCCATTATGCTTTGAAGCCCCAGATTTACATGGTGAGACACCTCAGGTCTTGGGTATCGCACCAGTGGATAGCTAATATCCATCTGGTAATGTAGAGAAGCATTGTGTTTATTGAAAAACTGCCTTTCCACAATTATTTCCGTTCTCAACAGCTCTCTGTTATTAGGTTCAGACCAAAGCGGCGAAATTCCTAAGGACGTAATTTGTAATAAAATGACCAGAAGGTTTTTCATCACTTTTTTAGCTGCTTTTAGTTTTGATAGCTATTTGCATTACCAATTTCACTTTAAAAGTGAATTTTATTTAGCATGCTGTGAATACTGTATTATTCCTTCAAGAGGAACTTTCAATCAAAATAACCGCGACAATAAATGCTTAATTTTTACTCTTTTATTGTTAATAGATTAACTTCATTCCCAAATATTTATTATGCGGTTTATTTATAATTTTCAATATTTTCTGTTATAAAGCAAATTATTTTCACCTCAACTTATTGTTTATTTACATTTGCACTTTTCGAAGCCTCCTCAACATAACAAAGCCCTATACCTCAACCAGATACATCAAAGTGGTTTTATCTCCTATTTCATTGGTTTGGTTATCTAACTATACATTTAGACAAAATAGTATACAGGACTGGCGAGCCTGTATGTTTCATTGCGTTTTAAAAGCAAAAAGCCGACTCCCATATGGAAGTCGGCCTCTATAGTAAAACTTAAAACCTGTTGATTAGTCTACTGTAGGCAACACAAAATCATCAAGTGGGCTTTCTTCTTTCATCAGCTTTTCGATCTCCTGCCATTGTCTTGGTGCATCTCCAGAAAGGTTTACAGGATCTTTTTCTGTGATCAGGATATCATCTTCAATACGAACAGCAATACCCCACCATTTAGGATCACACTTACTGTTTTCAGGAATATAAATACCCGGCTCAACCGTGATCACCATATTCGGCATCATTGAACCGTAGTTTCCTTTATCGTGAACATCAAGTCCTATATGGTGAGAAACACCATGAGGCAAATATGCCTTAATACCCTCGCCCTCTTCAATAATACCTAGCTTTAGGAGACCTTCTTCAATTACCTTGGCACATGCCACATAGGTAGCCGAGAAATCATTTCCTTTTCTACAAGCTTCAATCCCTGCTTCCTGAGCTTTGTAAACAAGGTCATAAATAGCTTTCTGCTCAGGAGAAAACTCACCATTTACAGGAACCGTACGTGTCACATCTGCTGTATAGCCTCTGTACTGCGCACCCAAGTCCATCAGGATCAGTTCTCCATCTTCTGTATTGCTTTTATTGTTTGCAATGTAGTGCAAAACACAACCGTTATGTCCAGCTCCTACAATTGAAGCGTACCCTATATCTTCAGCGTTGTACTTTTTGAAAACAAACTCATGGATACCTTGAATCTCACGTTCAGACATACCTGGTTTGATAGCCTTCATAACTTCGCGCTGACCTACTGCTGAAACCTTCACTGCTTTTGTAAGCAAGACCATCTCTTCCGCTGTTTTCACTTCTCTCAGAGAGCCCATGATTTCATGAAGCTTAGTCAGGTTGATATTTGTAGAAGGAATCTTGGAAGCTACTGACAGTTTACCCTCCGGTGTATCTGCTTTTACAAAATCCACCAATACAGGGTTTAGCTTCAGTAATGGTTTGCTGCTCATCTCCCTACCGATCACCTTTGATACATTGGCACTGCTTTCTACATCTGCTGTTTCTATCAAAGTGTAAAGCTTCTCCGAATACTCATTCAGGAATTTTGGATAATGAGCCTTGTCTTTAAACTGCTCGATCAAACTGAACAAATCTCCCTGATCATGAGGATTATCACGAACATCATCCTTAAATCCATATAGTAACACCTGATTGAACTGCCCGAAATCTACTCCAAAACCTTCAAAAGCAAGGTTAGGGAATACATTGTCCATTCCAAGACGCTCCTTGACACGTTCTACACCAAGACGTTCACCGTTCCACAGCTCACTTCTTTCGTCTCGTGGCTGTACAAAAAACAGCTCATTGTATTTAGCGCCATCAGGCATTTCAATTGGCTCTGAAAATACCAACAAAACACTATTTGGCTCACGGTAACCCGTCAGGTAAAACAGGTCTGGGTCTGGGTGGTAAACGTAATCAACGTCATTGGCACGGTTCCTTACCGCATTAGCAAAAAATACTGCAACAGAATTGTCCGGCAATTTCTTTCTCAACTCCTCTCTGCGTTCTTTATGGAATTCAGAAGAAAGGTAGTCTGTCGGTTCGTTACGGTACTGTGCTGTTGCCAGTAATGGAAACAACAGCATAAAAAATACAATCAGATTCTTTTTCATGGTATCCGGTTTTCCGCCCTTAAGCGGCAGGTTTATAGTTAAGTAAAAAACAAAATCAAAGACACTAGATGTTCATCAGTCTTCCAAAACCAAACGTTACAATGGTAGGTTACTGTGCTTCTTCTTCGGCATCTGATCTACTTTATTTTCCAGCATTTCAAATGCTGAAATCAGCCTTTCCCTTGTTTGCTCAGGACGAATCACTTCATCAATGAAACCTCTGTATGCTGCCCTGTAAGGATTGGCAAAGGTTTCAGTGTATTCATCCACTTTCTCTTGCAATTTAGCATCAGAATCCTCTGCAGCCTGAATTTCTTTTCTAAAAATAATTTCCGAAGCTCCCTTAGCACCCATTACAGCAATCTCGGCAGAAGGCCAAGCAAAATTCATGTCTGCACCAATGTGTTTAGAGTTCATCACATCGTATGCTCCTCCGTAAGCTTTTCTAGTAATTACAGTTACTCTCGGTACGGTAGCCTCACAGAATGCATAAAGCAGTTTTGCTCCTTCCGATATAATGCCATTCCATTCCTGATCTGTTCCTGGCAAGAAGCCCGGTACATCTTCAAATACCAATAGCGGCACATTAAAGGCATCACAGAACCTTACAAATCGGGCTGCTTTCTTGCTTGCCTTGATATCCAACACTCCTGCCAATACAGCTGGCTGGTTACCGACAATACCAATGCTTCTTCCACCAATACGGGCAAAGCCTACTACTATATTTTCAGCATAATCCTTATGCACTTCAAAGAAACTGTCTTCGTCAACTGTTTCCTTGATGATATCTCTCATGTCATATGGCTGGTTTGGGTTGTCAGGCACAATATTCATGAGACCTTCTCTCACTTCACTGCCTTGCCCCTCATAAGGATATACTGGAGCAGTATCTTCACAATTCTGAGGAATATAACTCAGCAGCTGACGGATGTTATTGATACATACCACTTCATTGGCACAAGAGAAATGTGTCACACCACTCTTTGTGCTATGTGTACTTGCACCTCCTAGTTCTTCTGCAGTTACCTCTTCATGTGTCACTGTCTTGACCACGTTAGGACCAGTAACAAACATATATGACGTATTTTCTACCATCATGATAAAGTCCGTAATGGCAGGAGAATAAACCGCTCCACCTGCACAAGGTCCCATAATCGCCGAAATTTGAGGAACTACTCCTGAAGCCTTTGTATTACGATAGAAGATATCCGCATAACCACCCAAAGATTTCACCCCTTCCTGAATACGAGCTCCTCCCGAATCATTCAGTCCAATAACAGGAGCTCCATTTTTCATGGCCAAGTCCATGATCTTACAAATCTTCTCTGCATGTGATTCTGAAAGCGAACCTCCGAAAACTGTAAAATCCTGCGAAAACACATAAGTTAACCTACCATTTACCTTCCCGTATCCTGTCACCACACCATCACCAAGGTAATGTTCCTGATCCAACCCAAAGGCTGTTTCACGGTGACGAACAAACTTGCCTATCTCATGGAAAGTCCCTTCATCCACCAAGAGTTCAATTCGCTCACGTGCTGTCAGTTTTCCTTTCTTATGCTGAGCTGCAACTCGCTTCTCACCTCCTCCTTGTTCTGCTATTCGGTTAAGTTCTTCAAGTTTTTGTAATTTCTTTTCCATCTGGGT
This portion of the Limibacter armeniacum genome encodes:
- a CDS encoding aminopeptidase P family protein — protein: MKKNLIVFFMLLFPLLATAQYRNEPTDYLSSEFHKERREELRKKLPDNSVAVFFANAVRNRANDVDYVYHPDPDLFYLTGYREPNSVLLVFSEPIEMPDGAKYNELFFVQPRDERSELWNGERLGVERVKERLGMDNVFPNLAFEGFGVDFGQFNQVLLYGFKDDVRDNPHDQGDLFSLIEQFKDKAHYPKFLNEYSEKLYTLIETADVESSANVSKVIGREMSSKPLLKLNPVLVDFVKADTPEGKLSVASKIPSTNINLTKLHEIMGSLREVKTAEEMVLLTKAVKVSAVGQREVMKAIKPGMSEREIQGIHEFVFKKYNAEDIGYASIVGAGHNGCVLHYIANNKSNTEDGELILMDLGAQYRGYTADVTRTVPVNGEFSPEQKAIYDLVYKAQEAGIEACRKGNDFSATYVACAKVIEEGLLKLGIIEEGEGIKAYLPHGVSHHIGLDVHDKGNYGSMMPNMVITVEPGIYIPENSKCDPKWWGIAVRIEDDILITEKDPVNLSGDAPRQWQEIEKLMKEESPLDDFVLPTVD
- the pepE gene encoding dipeptidase PepE, which encodes MSRNLLIVSTSTVYGQEYLSYCEEAIKAFFAGKKEIIFIPYARPGGITHEEYTARAKDKFNQLGFEVKGLHEFTNPKEALKTAEGVFTGGGNTFVLLNQLYENDLVEVIRERVADGMPYMGTSAGSNITGLTISTTNDMPIVYPPSFDALQLVPFNLNPHYLDPQPDSKHMGETRETRIGEFHHFNTQPVVGLREGSWLHVQGDQVSLEGPLSARIFEKGKVPYELSPEDDFSFLLQL
- a CDS encoding acyl-CoA carboxylase subunit beta, whose protein sequence is MEKKLQKLEELNRIAEQGGGEKRVAAQHKKGKLTARERIELLVDEGTFHEIGKFVRHRETAFGLDQEHYLGDGVVTGYGKVNGRLTYVFSQDFTVFGGSLSESHAEKICKIMDLAMKNGAPVIGLNDSGGARIQEGVKSLGGYADIFYRNTKASGVVPQISAIMGPCAGGAVYSPAITDFIMMVENTSYMFVTGPNVVKTVTHEEVTAEELGGASTHSTKSGVTHFSCANEVVCINNIRQLLSYIPQNCEDTAPVYPYEGQGSEVREGLMNIVPDNPNQPYDMRDIIKETVDEDSFFEVHKDYAENIVVGFARIGGRSIGIVGNQPAVLAGVLDIKASKKAARFVRFCDAFNVPLLVFEDVPGFLPGTDQEWNGIISEGAKLLYAFCEATVPRVTVITRKAYGGAYDVMNSKHIGADMNFAWPSAEIAVMGAKGASEIIFRKEIQAAEDSDAKLQEKVDEYTETFANPYRAAYRGFIDEVIRPEQTRERLISAFEMLENKVDQMPKKKHSNLPL
- the asnS gene encoding asparagine--tRNA ligase translates to MRRIKIKELLASGEPGQKVIVKGWVRTFRSNRFIAINDGSTINNLQAVVDFENMPEELLRRVTTSAAISVVGVVAESMGKGQRIELQVEQLEILGDSHPEEYPLQPKKHSMEFLRENAHLRPRTNTISAVYRLRHALAFAVHKFFNDKGFYYMHTPIVTGSDAEGAGETFRVTTLDPVNPPKTEEGKVNYAEDFFGKETNLTVSGQLEAEVGAMSMGEVYTFGPTFRAENSNTTRHLAEFWMIEPEMAFYDLEDNMDLAEEMVKFLINYVLENYPEDMEFLDKRAADEEKSKPQKERWEMGLVERLKFVVDNSFERITYTKAIEILENSKPHKKKQFKVPVEWGIDLGSEHERFLVEKHFKKPVIITDYPKDIKAFYMKQNDDGKTVRAMDILFPGIGEIIGGAQREESFSKLQQRMAEMDIPESELWWYLDLRKFGTAPHSGYGLGFERIVQFVSGMGNIRDVIPFPRTPKNAEF